The Williamsia sp. DF01-3 genome has a window encoding:
- a CDS encoding condensation domain-containing protein: MVNFGLINEWEPATGRLTSWVASPASLDEAKGAPVHPTPASHQQEEYLLTAARNETVGFRFSRLCLVAFDFQTPLDVDAMTRTINTFLRRHDTFHSWFSCETDGSIVRHVVDPSVVDFRPTPHGEFDSPDAIRAHVETETPGPFNWDCFTFGTIEHETGFTLYAAFDHLVTDGISSALTVVELLQLYSSESQGTPSGLADVGSYVEYCARERAGSASLTLESPHVQRWIDLVHSNAGRLPTFPLDLGVASAGYARTAHLSTTLFSEADAEKFATVCRDHGAAFTPGVLAVAALASYEFTGASNYFGLTPKSTRSTPAEFSSIGWFTSLIPVPVTVDESSTFTSIVGAAQASYDSGKELTDVSFHRVLQLAGPDHGVNVDPGWSVPMVSYIDVRKLPGVDLFDAINTGLFGNRGSSEEVFLWINRFNDATTVSLLFPDTDEAHASIKLYVDRLSEIFTTIAAHGDYSPSVAALAT; this comes from the coding sequence ATGGTCAATTTCGGTCTGATCAACGAGTGGGAACCAGCCACGGGCCGGCTCACGAGCTGGGTTGCGTCCCCTGCCTCGCTGGATGAGGCGAAGGGCGCTCCGGTGCACCCCACCCCGGCCTCACATCAGCAGGAAGAGTATCTCCTGACCGCCGCCCGGAACGAAACCGTCGGCTTCCGGTTCTCCCGATTGTGCCTGGTGGCGTTTGACTTTCAGACTCCGCTCGACGTCGATGCCATGACCCGGACAATCAACACGTTCCTCCGGCGACACGACACCTTCCACAGCTGGTTCTCATGCGAAACCGACGGATCGATCGTTCGGCATGTGGTGGACCCCAGCGTCGTCGACTTCCGACCGACCCCACACGGCGAGTTCGACTCCCCCGACGCAATTCGCGCGCACGTCGAGACCGAAACTCCCGGACCGTTCAACTGGGATTGCTTCACATTCGGCACCATCGAACACGAGACCGGTTTCACTTTGTACGCGGCGTTCGACCACTTGGTGACCGACGGCATCTCGTCCGCACTCACCGTTGTCGAACTCCTGCAGCTGTATTCGAGTGAGAGCCAGGGAACACCGAGCGGTCTGGCCGACGTCGGCAGTTATGTCGAATACTGCGCCAGAGAACGCGCGGGCTCTGCCTCGTTGACGTTGGAATCGCCTCACGTCCAGCGCTGGATCGATCTGGTTCACTCGAACGCGGGTCGGCTCCCTACCTTCCCTCTCGACCTGGGCGTCGCCAGTGCCGGCTATGCGCGCACCGCCCACCTGTCTACGACGTTGTTCAGCGAAGCCGACGCCGAGAAGTTCGCGACGGTGTGCCGTGACCACGGCGCCGCATTCACCCCTGGGGTGCTCGCGGTTGCTGCACTGGCCAGTTATGAGTTCACCGGAGCGTCGAACTACTTCGGCCTGACCCCCAAGAGCACTCGCTCCACCCCCGCCGAATTCAGCTCGATCGGCTGGTTCACCAGTCTCATCCCCGTGCCGGTCACCGTGGACGAATCCTCGACCTTCACGTCCATCGTCGGAGCCGCTCAAGCCTCGTACGACTCGGGCAAAGAGCTCACCGACGTCTCGTTCCACCGTGTGCTGCAACTTGCCGGACCAGACCACGGGGTCAATGTCGACCCTGGGTGGTCGGTGCCGATGGTGTCGTACATCGACGTCCGGAAGCTACCGGGCGTCGATCTGTTCGACGCCATCAACACCGGGCTGTTCGGTAACCGGGGAAGCTCTGAAGAAGTCTTCCTCTGGATCAACCGCTTCAACGACGCGACCACGGTCAGCCTGCTCTTCCCGGACACCGATGAGGCACACGCTTCCATCAAGTTGTACGTCGACCGGCTGTCGGAGATCTTCACCACCATTGCTGCGCACGGCGACTACAGCCCGTCGGTGGCGGCCCTGGCGACATAG
- a CDS encoding DUF2469 domain-containing protein, translated as MSAEDLEKYETEMELSLYREYKDIVGQFTYVVETERRFYLANAVEMVPRNADGEVYFEVRMSDAWVWDMYRPARFVKQVRVITFKDVNIEELEKQDLRLPEDGVLGD; from the coding sequence ATGAGCGCCGAAGATCTCGAGAAGTACGAAACCGAGATGGAACTGTCCCTGTACCGCGAGTACAAGGACATCGTCGGTCAATTCACCTACGTGGTCGAGACAGAACGTCGGTTCTATCTGGCCAACGCGGTCGAGATGGTGCCCCGAAATGCGGACGGCGAGGTCTACTTCGAGGTCCGGATGAGTGACGCCTGGGTCTGGGACATGTACCGCCCCGCTCGGTTCGTGAAACAGGTACGGGTGATCACGTTCAAGGACGTCAACATCGAGGAACTGGAAAAACAGGATCTGCGTCTGCCCGAGGACGGTGTGCTCGGCGACTAG
- the lepB gene encoding signal peptidase I, translated as MVNTPRNPEGSDPYSDEPYDSRPADPDRAADPDRQARPWRRIDGTADVAPKKKASLLRETAIILICVLALTWVLQTFIGRQYVIPSESMENTLHGCTGCTNDRIVIDKLVYRWSDPKAGDVVVFKAPTSSWDQGWKSPRSSNTVIRGAQNAMSWFGFAPPDENNLVKRIIATGGQRVECRNADRTGVKVNGQPLDEPYIDLKLQEENAQMRPGDLKDDTGQLNSCFGADFGPIDVPEGFVWVMGDNRGNSADSRYHQDDELRGMVPVDDIRGKVRYIIYPFSRIGGVDSVDPQK; from the coding sequence GTGGTAAACACCCCCCGCAATCCTGAGGGTTCAGACCCCTACAGCGACGAGCCGTACGACAGTCGGCCTGCAGACCCGGACCGTGCGGCCGACCCCGATCGGCAAGCACGTCCGTGGCGCCGGATAGACGGCACCGCCGATGTCGCACCGAAGAAGAAGGCGTCTCTGCTACGCGAGACCGCCATCATCTTGATCTGTGTGCTCGCGCTGACATGGGTTCTCCAGACGTTCATCGGGCGGCAGTACGTGATCCCGTCCGAATCGATGGAGAACACGCTGCACGGCTGCACCGGTTGCACCAATGACCGGATCGTCATCGACAAGTTGGTGTATCGGTGGAGCGACCCCAAGGCCGGCGACGTCGTGGTGTTCAAAGCACCCACGTCATCGTGGGATCAGGGCTGGAAGTCGCCGCGGTCGTCCAACACGGTCATCCGCGGCGCCCAGAACGCCATGTCGTGGTTCGGGTTCGCCCCGCCGGATGAGAACAATCTCGTCAAGCGGATCATCGCCACAGGCGGTCAGCGGGTGGAGTGCCGCAACGCAGATCGCACCGGAGTCAAGGTGAACGGCCAGCCCCTCGATGAGCCGTACATCGACCTGAAACTGCAAGAAGAGAACGCTCAGATGCGTCCCGGCGATCTCAAAGACGATACCGGCCAGCTCAATTCGTGCTTCGGCGCAGACTTCGGCCCGATCGACGTTCCCGAGGGGTTCGTCTGGGTGATGGGCGACAACCGCGGTAATTCGGCCGACTCCCGGTACCACCAGGACGACGAATTGCGTGGCATGGTGCCCGTCGACGACATACGCGGCAAAGTCCGCTACATCATCTACCCGTTCTCGCGTATCGGCGGTGTCGACTCCGTCGACCCCCAGAAGTAG
- a CDS encoding YbaB/EbfC family nucleoid-associated protein — protein MGIEPGRVDIGNSALAAVLTEVDEQRDRLRVLAEEMRGTTVEATSKDRLITVVINARGLLTGLSIDPLAMRRYRAGQLADEIALLVRRADDELTERRNRLAGELVQYQGPGYSDLY, from the coding sequence ATGGGGATCGAGCCCGGGCGGGTGGATATCGGCAACAGCGCGTTGGCGGCTGTGCTGACCGAGGTGGATGAGCAGCGCGACCGTCTGCGTGTGCTGGCCGAGGAGATGCGCGGGACAACCGTCGAGGCGACATCAAAGGACCGCCTCATCACGGTGGTGATCAACGCGCGGGGATTGCTCACCGGCCTGTCGATCGACCCTCTGGCGATGCGACGTTACCGCGCTGGTCAGCTCGCCGATGAGATCGCTCTCCTGGTGCGGCGCGCCGATGACGAGCTCACCGAACGAAGGAACCGGTTGGCCGGGGAACTCGTCCAATATCAAGGCCCTGGGTACTCGGACCTTTACTGA
- a CDS encoding ribonuclease HII, producing MATTWPPRVVIRRAAGLRTLEAALYRSGLGPVAGVDEAGRGACAGPLVVAACILKPTQLISLADLDDSKKLTAKTRDKLYKSVTRHAVAWSAVVIEADEVDRLGIHVVNIEGMRRAVAGLGVQPGYVLSDGFRVPGLTAPSLPVIGGDGAAACIAAASIIAKVTRDRIMVDMDTSLPGYGFAVHKGYSTEMHMQCLDELGPSPQHRMSYRNVRLRVRVGETAGR from the coding sequence GTGGCGACCACCTGGCCACCTCGTGTGGTGATACGGCGAGCCGCCGGCTTGCGCACCCTGGAAGCAGCGCTGTACCGCAGCGGGCTCGGGCCCGTCGCCGGCGTGGACGAGGCAGGGCGTGGAGCGTGTGCCGGTCCACTGGTGGTCGCTGCGTGCATCCTCAAGCCGACGCAACTGATCTCGCTCGCCGATCTCGATGACTCGAAGAAGCTGACGGCGAAGACTCGCGACAAGTTGTACAAGTCCGTGACCCGGCACGCTGTTGCCTGGAGCGCGGTGGTCATCGAGGCAGACGAAGTCGACCGGCTGGGTATCCATGTCGTCAACATCGAGGGGATGCGGCGAGCCGTCGCCGGACTCGGTGTCCAACCGGGCTATGTGCTGTCGGATGGTTTCCGGGTTCCAGGGCTCACCGCGCCCTCCCTGCCGGTGATCGGAGGCGACGGCGCAGCAGCGTGTATCGCCGCCGCCAGCATCATCGCGAAGGTCACCAGGGACAGGATCATGGTCGACATGGACACGTCGCTGCCCGGATATGGGTTCGCCGTCCACAAGGGCTACAGCACCGAGATGCACATGCAGTGTCTCGACGAGCTCGGCCCGTCCCCGCAACACAGGATGTCGTATCGCAATGTGCGGCTACGGGTGCGCGTGGGCGAGACCGCAGGACGTTAG
- a CDS encoding alpha/beta hydrolase family protein yields MSAVLVLTVFGSGSAIAEPDGQPIVGDTTSADGSRVVNTVEQVDGVVDVTVRSAAMEADLMVKVLPAQDRSTPAPTMYLLNGAAGGDGGSSWFDQTDITSFFKGRNVNVVVPMGGAASYFADWRNDDPKLGRQKWATYLTEELPPLMDALLNGNGRNAIAGISMAGTSVFQLALKSPDLYRAVGSYSGCAMTSDPEGQAYVRLTVEIRGGGNTVNMWGPPADPEWVRNDPYVNAEKLRGKAIYISNGTGLPGQYDVIDGPGINGNGSKLAEQIAVGAVIETATNRCTLKMRDRLQQLGIPATVDLRSTGTHSWGYWQDDLHKSWPMINAALTR; encoded by the coding sequence GTGTCGGCCGTATTGGTCCTGACAGTATTCGGCTCGGGATCGGCAATTGCCGAACCTGACGGGCAACCAATTGTCGGCGACACGACTTCGGCCGACGGTTCTCGTGTGGTGAACACCGTCGAACAGGTCGACGGGGTCGTGGATGTGACCGTGAGGTCGGCCGCGATGGAGGCGGACCTGATGGTCAAGGTGCTGCCGGCGCAGGACCGGTCGACTCCTGCGCCCACGATGTACCTGCTTAACGGAGCAGCTGGTGGCGACGGTGGAAGCAGCTGGTTCGACCAGACCGACATCACATCGTTCTTCAAGGGCCGCAACGTGAATGTGGTGGTACCGATGGGTGGGGCGGCGAGTTACTTCGCGGACTGGCGCAATGACGACCCGAAACTCGGTCGCCAGAAGTGGGCCACCTATCTGACCGAGGAGCTACCACCGCTGATGGATGCGCTCCTGAACGGCAACGGGCGCAACGCGATCGCGGGTATCTCGATGGCCGGGACCTCAGTGTTCCAGCTGGCCCTGAAGTCCCCTGATCTGTACCGCGCCGTCGGCTCGTACAGCGGTTGCGCAATGACCAGCGACCCCGAAGGCCAGGCCTACGTCCGACTGACCGTCGAGATCCGTGGCGGTGGGAACACGGTGAACATGTGGGGACCACCGGCCGATCCCGAATGGGTTCGCAACGACCCATATGTGAACGCCGAGAAGTTGCGCGGCAAAGCCATCTACATTTCGAACGGTACGGGTCTGCCCGGCCAGTACGACGTGATCGACGGACCCGGCATCAACGGGAACGGATCCAAGCTCGCCGAGCAGATCGCGGTCGGTGCGGTCATCGAGACGGCTACCAACCGCTGCACACTCAAAATGCGTGACCGACTGCAGCAGTTGGGGATTCCCGCCACAGTCGATCTGAGATCAACAGGCACCCACAGCTGGGGTTACTGGCAGGACGATCTTCACAAGTCCTGGCCGATGATCAACGCGGCCCTGACCCGGTAG
- a CDS encoding DHA2 family efflux MFS transporter permease subunit gives MSLPESVAVQPQQAEIAPRRAWLAFAACLIAVFMQMVDTTIVNIALPSLATDLDASYSAQLLVATVYTLAFACTLMTSSRLGEMFGRRRVFLIALAGFTVTSVLCGTATGATELIALRGAQGVSAAAASAQTIAIISVLFPRVKHGVVFGMYGATAGVAAMLGPMLGGGLIAADIFDLGWRTIFLVNLPLGMIACILAFRYLPDVKPGEREPLDVAGMVLSSAGLFLLIYPLALGREKDWPIWLLVMLVVSIVLLTAFVFYERRLQRRGGSPLLRLDLFHNRNFTVGAVLSLAFFSVFAAFFFTVSIAAQFGLGYSALRTGVLTFPFAVGAAMGSLISPILVGRIGARTLALGMVAFAVCLGWTAMIIDPAGGSLDIAVLVTPLLIGGVGTGLFVAPLQATILSGTTESNVGSASGSIPTIQQIGCSIGLAVISIAFFNQVAAQSPSAVDQAASSLSRGLETTSVAPPFRPVVVDEFSRCANLQLSSAHPEQTPPGCGATDAQKPATPGDVRATVAAAAAPELKTAAREAAAHSFLAALSIILWAIAATALALAMISLLLRRTGAVPR, from the coding sequence GTGTCTCTACCGGAATCTGTTGCGGTACAGCCACAACAGGCCGAGATCGCCCCGCGGCGGGCCTGGCTGGCATTTGCCGCCTGCCTGATCGCGGTGTTCATGCAGATGGTGGACACCACCATCGTCAACATCGCACTACCGAGTCTGGCCACCGACCTGGACGCGTCCTATTCGGCGCAACTCCTGGTCGCCACGGTGTACACGCTTGCGTTCGCCTGCACGCTGATGACGAGCTCGCGTCTGGGTGAGATGTTCGGCAGGCGCCGGGTGTTCCTGATTGCTCTCGCCGGGTTCACCGTGACGTCAGTGTTGTGCGGAACCGCCACCGGGGCAACCGAGTTGATTGCGCTGCGCGGCGCACAAGGCGTCAGCGCCGCGGCGGCGTCGGCGCAGACGATCGCGATCATCTCCGTGTTGTTCCCACGGGTCAAACACGGCGTGGTGTTCGGGATGTACGGCGCCACCGCGGGGGTGGCAGCGATGCTGGGCCCCATGCTCGGGGGCGGTCTCATCGCCGCCGACATCTTCGACCTGGGCTGGCGGACGATCTTCCTCGTCAACCTCCCGCTCGGAATGATCGCCTGCATCCTCGCCTTTCGCTATCTGCCGGATGTCAAACCCGGCGAACGGGAGCCGTTGGACGTGGCGGGGATGGTGCTCTCGAGCGCGGGACTCTTCCTGCTCATCTATCCCTTGGCGCTCGGGCGCGAGAAAGACTGGCCGATATGGCTTCTCGTGATGCTTGTCGTCTCGATCGTGCTCTTGACTGCATTCGTGTTCTACGAGCGTCGACTCCAGCGCCGCGGCGGCAGCCCCCTGCTGAGACTCGATCTGTTCCACAACCGGAACTTCACGGTCGGCGCCGTGTTGTCGCTGGCGTTCTTCAGCGTCTTCGCCGCGTTCTTTTTCACCGTGTCCATCGCAGCCCAATTCGGTCTCGGCTACTCGGCGCTTCGAACAGGCGTATTGACGTTCCCTTTTGCGGTCGGTGCCGCCATGGGTTCGTTGATCTCGCCCATCTTGGTCGGTCGCATCGGCGCCCGGACCCTGGCGCTGGGAATGGTCGCGTTCGCAGTGTGTCTCGGCTGGACCGCCATGATCATCGATCCTGCCGGTGGCTCACTGGACATCGCGGTGCTCGTGACGCCACTGCTGATCGGCGGCGTGGGCACCGGCTTGTTCGTCGCGCCACTGCAGGCGACCATCTTGTCCGGAACCACCGAATCCAATGTGGGCTCGGCATCCGGTTCCATTCCCACCATCCAGCAGATCGGGTGCTCCATCGGGCTCGCCGTGATCAGCATCGCGTTCTTCAATCAGGTTGCTGCACAGTCGCCGTCGGCGGTGGATCAGGCCGCCTCCTCGCTGTCGCGGGGCTTGGAGACCACCTCGGTGGCGCCCCCGTTCCGGCCAGTGGTCGTCGATGAGTTCTCTCGGTGCGCGAATCTGCAGCTGTCGTCGGCACATCCGGAACAGACCCCGCCGGGGTGTGGTGCAACCGACGCTCAGAAGCCGGCGACACCGGGTGATGTGCGAGCAACGGTGGCCGCTGCTGCCGCACCGGAACTCAAGACCGCCGCCCGGGAAGCCGCCGCGCATTCATTTCTCGCTGCACTGTCGATCATCTTGTGGGCGATCGCGGCAACGGCTCTTGCCCTCGCGATGATCAGCCTCTTGCTGCGACGAACCGGAGCCGTACCCCGCTAG
- the rplS gene encoding 50S ribosomal protein L19, with translation MNTLDFLDNKSLRDDIPDFRAGDTLNVHVKVIEGSKERVQVFKGVVIRRQGGGVRETFTVRKVSFGVGVERTFPVHSPNIAKVEVVTRGDVRRAKLYYLRDLRGKAAKIKEKR, from the coding sequence ATGAACACTCTGGATTTCTTGGACAACAAATCCCTGCGCGACGACATCCCCGACTTCCGCGCCGGAGACACCCTCAACGTCCACGTCAAGGTCATCGAGGGCTCCAAAGAACGTGTTCAGGTGTTCAAGGGCGTTGTGATCCGTCGTCAAGGCGGCGGCGTTCGTGAGACCTTCACCGTTCGCAAGGTGTCGTTCGGTGTCGGTGTGGAGCGCACCTTCCCCGTGCACAGCCCGAACATTGCCAAGGTCGAGGTCGTCACCCGTGGTGATGTCCGCCGGGCGAAGCTGTACTACCTGCGTGACCTGCGCGGCAAGGCAGCCAAGATCAAAGAAAAGCGCTGA